Proteins encoded within one genomic window of Camelina sativa cultivar DH55 chromosome 19, Cs, whole genome shotgun sequence:
- the LOC104766356 gene encoding transcription factor WER-like: protein MSLWGAMGGGWGVVEEGWRKGPWTAEEDRLLIDYVRLHGEGRWNSVARLAGLKRNGKSCRLRWVNYLRPDLKRGQITPHEETIILELHAKWGNRWSTIARSLPGRTDNEIKNYWRTHFKKKTKSPTNNAEKTKNRLFKRQQFQQQRQMELQQEQQLLQFNQIDMKKIMSLLDDDNNNGDNTFSSSSSGSSGEGGAFYVPQQIIHSTTSSGCDPNTNGYYPVVPVVIPEPNVNEDSAIWNGLWNLDFEGQGSFGGAACAQREHCFGNMAIPFC from the exons ATGAGTTTGTGGGGAGCGATGGGAGGAGGATGGGGAGTGGTAGAAGAAGGTTGGAGAAAAGGGCCTTGGACTGCTGAAGAAGACCGCCTTTTGATCGATTATGTGAGGCTTCACGGTGAAGGCCGATGGAACTCTGTGGCTAGGCTCGCCGGGTTGAAGAGAAATGGCAAAAGTTGTAGGTTAAGATGGGTCAATTACCTAAGACCAGACCTTAAGAGAGGACAAATCACTCCACATGAAGAGACCATTATCCTTGAGTTACATGCTAAGTGGGGCAATAG GTGGTCGACGATTGCACGTAGTTTACCGGGAAGAACAGACAAcgaaatcaagaattattgGAGAACCCAtttcaagaagaagacaaagtctCCAACTAACAATGCGGAGAAGACAAAGAACCGTCTCTTCAAGAGGCAACAATTTCAGCAGCAAAGACAAATGGAGTTACAGCAAGAACAGCAGTTGCTTCAATTCAATCAAATCGACATGAAAAAGATCATGTCTTTACTAGATGACGACAACAATAATGGTGATAATACTTTCAGCAGCAGCAGTAGCGGCAGCAGCGGCGAAGGTGGTGCTTTCTATGTGCCTCAACAGATCATACATTCAACAACAAGCTCTGGTTGTGACCCAAATACAAACGGGTATTACCCGGTGGTTCCTGTGGTAATACCCGAGCCTAATGTGAATGAAGATAGCGCTATTTGGAACGGTTTATGGAATCTAGATTTTGAAGGACAAGGAAGTTTTGGTGGTGCTGCTTGTGCCCAAAGGGAGCACTGTTTCGGGAACATGGCTATTCCCTTCTGTTAA